One Pullulanibacillus sp. KACC 23026 DNA segment encodes these proteins:
- a CDS encoding biotin transporter BioY, whose product MKTIDMIYMALFAAITAVLGLFPAIPVPMISVPITLQTFGVMLGGTVLGARRGFISLLIFDLLVLAGLPILSGGQGGLAALIGPSGGYVMAWPIAALVIGLLVDRFKVNVGLALIYNIIGGILVVYAGGILYYALITGTPIWAVIVGNLAFIPGDLIKAIVTAFLAVRLRSALPQLRTNRSKAA is encoded by the coding sequence TTGAAAACCATTGATATGATCTACATGGCCTTGTTTGCTGCGATCACAGCGGTATTGGGATTGTTTCCGGCTATTCCGGTTCCCATGATTTCAGTTCCCATAACTTTGCAAACCTTTGGGGTGATGCTTGGGGGAACGGTCTTAGGAGCAAGACGCGGATTTATAAGTTTACTTATTTTTGATCTTCTTGTTTTAGCAGGCTTACCTATACTATCAGGAGGCCAAGGCGGACTCGCGGCTTTGATAGGTCCATCCGGCGGTTATGTGATGGCGTGGCCAATTGCTGCACTTGTGATTGGATTATTAGTCGACCGTTTCAAGGTCAATGTAGGTCTTGCTCTTATTTACAACATAATTGGCGGGATCCTTGTCGTGTACGCGGGCGGAATCCTTTATTATGCCTTAATTACCGGAACTCCCATTTGGGCAGTTATTGTTGGGAATCTTGCCTTTATCCCAGGGGATTTGATAAAAGCGATTGTGACAGCCTTTCTAGCTGTCCGTCTTCGATCTGCTTTACCGCAGTTGCGGACCAATCGCTCGAAAGCGGCTTGA
- a CDS encoding AMP-binding protein, translating to MKTMTETILIHGMRQPNAAAIINDEKIMTYGEFRSRLFKTIQQLSKLKEGSVNPSSFRVGVYLENSEAFLLLFLATAHIGGLAIPYDLKWTPDQLENTILATRPDVIFTTLPLKNRIRASVDVYAVEEWLSIVSPTEALTETAFLHSNPYTDFYLGFTSGTTGLPKGFKRHQVSWTKSFDISSPLFNIRAQDVIAAPGPFVHSLSLYAACHALYVGAAFVLFNHFDPKQVLETFNQYGATVTYLVPTMLEALLMQEVPLTKPMKWLSSGDKLQPYTIKKIREKWPCSSIYEFYGTSETSFISWLDHGGQEADKQLSVGRPFPTVELKLENKKDGTGELWVKSPMLFSGYDQNPTATAAVLRNGWYCTGDLARIDQEGALYLLGREKNRLISGGLNIYPEEIERVIKDQFGLTAFVIVGIPDDYWGEKVTLVLDEQEELCEGEERFLQKLSEKLPRYQLPKQILRLTSLPMTTSGKVARERVLQLAMRQLEGQP from the coding sequence ATGAAAACAATGACTGAGACCATTCTTATACACGGTATGAGACAACCCAATGCTGCTGCTATAATAAATGATGAAAAAATTATGACTTATGGTGAATTCAGAAGCAGGTTATTCAAGACCATTCAACAGTTATCGAAACTAAAAGAAGGGTCAGTGAATCCCTCCTCATTCCGAGTAGGGGTTTATCTTGAGAATAGTGAGGCCTTTCTGCTGCTCTTTTTGGCAACGGCCCACATTGGCGGACTTGCGATTCCCTATGATCTGAAGTGGACGCCTGATCAATTGGAGAACACGATACTGGCGACACGTCCTGATGTTATTTTTACAACGCTCCCTTTAAAAAATCGAATCCGTGCTTCAGTAGACGTATATGCAGTAGAGGAGTGGCTGTCAATAGTCTCACCGACTGAGGCGTTAACGGAGACGGCTTTTCTACATAGCAATCCTTATACAGATTTTTATTTGGGCTTTACATCTGGGACAACCGGTTTGCCAAAAGGATTTAAACGCCATCAGGTATCATGGACCAAAAGCTTCGATATAAGCAGCCCACTTTTTAATATTCGTGCTCAGGATGTCATCGCGGCACCAGGACCATTTGTTCACTCTCTTTCCTTATATGCCGCCTGCCATGCGCTTTACGTCGGTGCAGCGTTTGTCCTCTTTAATCACTTTGATCCAAAGCAAGTACTGGAAACATTCAATCAGTATGGTGCGACGGTCACTTATCTCGTCCCCACCATGCTAGAAGCTTTGCTCATGCAAGAGGTTCCATTAACTAAGCCCATGAAATGGCTGTCATCAGGTGATAAGCTGCAGCCTTATACCATAAAAAAAATCCGGGAAAAATGGCCATGCTCTAGTATCTATGAATTTTATGGAACCTCGGAAACGAGCTTTATCAGCTGGCTGGATCATGGTGGCCAGGAGGCGGATAAGCAATTAAGTGTTGGTAGACCTTTTCCAACGGTTGAATTAAAGCTTGAAAACAAAAAAGACGGCACAGGTGAGTTATGGGTGAAAAGCCCTATGTTATTTAGCGGGTATGATCAAAATCCAACTGCCACGGCTGCTGTATTAAGGAATGGGTGGTACTGTACAGGTGATTTGGCAAGAATCGATCAAGAAGGGGCACTGTATTTACTTGGTCGTGAGAAAAATCGCTTAATTTCAGGTGGGCTGAATATCTACCCTGAAGAGATTGAACGGGTGATTAAAGATCAGTTTGGCTTGACGGCTTTTGTTATTGTTGGAATTCCAGATGATTATTGGGGGGAGAAAGTGACCCTTGTCCTTGATGAACAGGAAGAACTTTGCGAAGGGGAGGAAAGATTCCTCCAAAAATTAAGTGAGAAGCTTCCGCGCTATCAGCTACCGAAGCAAATCCTTCGCCTCACCAGCCTGCCGATGACGACTAGTGGAAAAGTTGCAAGAGAACGAGTGCTTCAACTAGCTATGCGGCAATTGGAGGGACAGCCTTGA